One region of Gigantopelta aegis isolate Gae_Host chromosome 7, Gae_host_genome, whole genome shotgun sequence genomic DNA includes:
- the LOC121377532 gene encoding oncomodulin-like isoform X1 → MKYVLLLLVMVAITVDYQAEAWRGRRFWRRAKRIYRYYRTYKLIAGVVGRKRDLFEFDKNEDGFLDQSELEDVLNTREARDVLEMADEDGNSKVSMEEFQKMLTEMSKLE, encoded by the exons atgAAATACGTTCTTCTGTTGCTCGTGATGGTAGCCATTACCGTCGACTATCAGGCAGAAGCGTGGCGGGGGAGGAGGTTCTGGCGGAGAGCAAAGCGAATTTATCGATACTATCGTACATACAAGTTAATAGCGGGGGTCGTGGGCCGCAAGCGAG ATCTCTTCGAGTTTGACAAAAACGAGGACGGATTTTTGGACCAATCAGAGCTGGAAGATGTCCTGAACACGCGGGAAGCACGTGATGTTTTGGAAATGGCCGACGAAGACG GAAACTCCAAGGTATCGATGGAGGAGTTTCAAAAGATGTTAACAGAGATGAGTAAACTggaataa
- the LOC121377531 gene encoding oncomodulin-like produces the protein MKYVLLLLVLVAITVDYQAEAWRGRRFWRRAKRIYRYYRTYKLIAGVVGRKRDLFEFDKNEDGFLDQSELEDVLNTREARDVLEMADEDGNSKVSMEEFQKMLTEMSKLE, from the exons atgAAATACGTTCTTCTGTTGCTCGTGCTGGTGGCCATTACCGTCGACTATCAGGCAGAAGCGTGGCGGGGGAGGAGGTTCTGGCGGAGAGCAAAGCGAATTTATCGATACTATCGTACATACAAGTTAATAGCGGGGGTCGTGGGCCGCAAGCGAG ATCTCTTCGAGTTTGACAAAAACGAGGACGGATTTTTGGACCAATCAGAGCTGGAAGACGTCCTGAACACGCGGGAAGCACGTGATGTTTTGGAAATGGCCGACGAAGACG GGAACTCCAAGGTATCGATGGAGGAGTTTCAAAAGATGTTAACAGAGATGAGTAAACTGGAATAA
- the LOC121377525 gene encoding uncharacterized protein LOC121377525 yields the protein MMVIRRWTHQGAHVIMSTVLLAEITHKDVIDERYSTVVVDVKLSYEVKITHKHDIDVRYSTVVVDVKLSYEVTITHKHDFGQIEYNGRHDCYVMLKSHINMTCEIQYRGRHDCHVRLKSHINMTCEIQYNGRHHCHVRLKSHINTTCEMQYHGRHDCHVRLKSHINMTLMKYCNHGRHGCHLRLKSHINMTCEIQYRGRHDCHVRLKSHINMTCEIQYNGRHHCHVRLKSHINTTCEIQYRGRHDCHVRLKSHINMTCEIQYRGRHDCHVRLKSHINMTCEIQYRGRHDCHVRLKSHINMTLMKYCNHGRHGCHLRLKSLINMTCEIQYHGRHDCHVRLKSHINMTLMKYCNHGRHDCHVMLKSHINMTCEIQYHGRHDCHVRLKSHINMTLMKYCNHGRHGCYVRLKSHINMTCEIQYRGRHDCHVRLKSHINMTCEIQYRGRHDCHVRLKSHINMTLMKYCNHGRHGCHLRLKSLINMTCEIQYHGRHDCHVRLKSHINMTLMKYCNHGRHDCHVRLKSHINMTCEIQYHGRHDCHVRLKSHINMTLMKYCNHGRHGCYVRLKSHINLTLMKYCNHGRHGCHMRLKSHINMTLMKYCNHGRHGCYVRLKSHINMTLMKYSTMVDMVVT from the exons ATGATGGTGATTAGACGGTGGACGCACCAGGGTGCGCATGTAATTATGTCCACTGTTTTATTAGCAGAGATCACacataaag ATGTTATTGATGAGAGATACAGCACTGTGGTAGTAGATGTTAAGTTGTCATATGAGGTTAAAATCACACATAAACATGACATTGATGTAAGATACAGTACTGTGGTAGTAGATGTTAAGCTGTCATATGAGGTTACAATCACACATAAACATGACTTTGGTCAGATAGAGTACAACGGTAGACATGATTGTTACGTGATGTTAAAGTCACACATAAATATGACTTGTGAAATACAGTACCGCGGTAGACATGATTGTCACGTGAGGTTAAAGTCACACATAAATATGACTTGCGAAATACAGTACAACGGTAGACATCATTGTCACGTGAGGTTAAAGTCACACATAAATACGACTTGTGAAATGCAGTACCACGGTAGACATGATTGTCACGTGAGGTTAAAGTCACACATAAATATGACACTTATGAAATACTGTAACCACGGTAGACATGGTTGTCACCTGAGGTTAAAGTCACACATAAATATGACTTGTGAAATACAGTACCGCGGTAGACATGATTGTCACGTGAGGTTAAAGTCACACATAAATATGACTTGCGAAATACAGTACAACGGTAGACATCATTGTCACGTGAGGTTAAAGTCACACATAAATACGACTTGTGAAATACAGTACCGCGGTAGACATGATTGTCACGTGAGGTTAAAGTCACACATAAATATGACTTGTGAAATACAGTACCGCGGTAGACATGATTGTCACGTGAGGTTAAAGTCACACATAAATATGACTTGTGAAATACAGTACCGCGGTAGACATGATTGTCACGTGAGGTTAAAATCACACATAAATATGACACTTATGAAATACTGTAACCACGGTAGACATGGTTGTCACCTGAGGTTAAAGTCACTCATAAATATGACTTGTGAAATACAGTACCACGGTAGACATGATTGTCACGTGAGGTTAAAGTCACACATAAATATGACACTTATGAAATACTGTAACCACGGTAGACATGATTGTCACGTGATGTTAAAGTCACACATAAATATGACTTGTGAAATACAGTACCACGGTAGACATGATTGTCACGTGAGGTTAAAGTCACACATAAATATGACACTTATGAAATACTGTAACCACGGTAGACATGGTTGTTACGTGAGGTTAAAGTCACACATAAATATGACTTGTGAAATACAGTACCGCGGTAGACATGATTGTCACGTGAGGTTAAAGTCACACATAAATATGACTTGTGAAATACAGTACCGCGGTAGACATGATTGTCACGTGAGGTTAAAATCACACATAAATATGACACTTATGAAATACTGTAACCACGGTAGACATGGTTGTCACCTGAGGTTAAAGTCACTCATAAATATGACTTGTGAAATACAGTACCACGGTAGACATGATTGTCACGTGAGGTTAAAGTCACACATAAATATGACACTTATGAAATACTGTAACCACGGTAGACATGATTGTCACGTGAGGTTAAAGTCACACATAAATATGACTTGTGAAATACAGTACCACGGTAGACATGATTGTCACGTGAGGTTAAAGTCACACATAAATATGACACTTATGAAATACTGTAACCACGGTAGACATGGTTGTTACGTGAGGTTAAAGTCACACATAAATTTGACACTTATGAAATACTGTAACCACGGTAGACATGGTTGTCACATGAGGTTAAAGTCACACATAAATATGACACTTATGAAATACTGTAACCACGGTAGACATGGTTGTTACGTGAGGTTAAAGTCACACATAAATATGACACTTATGAAATACAGTACCATGGTAGACATGGTTGTCACGTGA